From a region of the Paenibacillus lutimineralis genome:
- a CDS encoding indolepyruvate oxidoreductase subunit beta, protein MSESISIILAGIGGKGVITVTNVLSHGLVTLGYDVKVSEVHGMSQRGGSVHAQVRFGTSIHSPLIEKGTADYIVGFDQVEALRWGSFLKLEGRMLVNMAELKDDTYKGIYESSFSQYLNTTFIQASTIARETGNIRNENFVMLGALLQSLGFEFDVWRPTMEKYIKKQFQEGSILSLLGGMREQLAAEEKETVYGL, encoded by the coding sequence ATGTCAGAGTCCATTAGCATTATTTTGGCTGGCATCGGCGGTAAAGGCGTCATTACCGTTACGAATGTGCTCTCCCACGGCCTGGTTACGCTCGGCTATGATGTTAAGGTTTCAGAAGTACATGGTATGTCTCAGCGAGGTGGCAGCGTGCATGCGCAGGTGCGCTTCGGAACATCCATTCATTCGCCGCTTATTGAAAAAGGTACCGCGGATTATATCGTAGGCTTCGACCAGGTTGAAGCGCTCCGCTGGGGCAGCTTCCTGAAGCTGGAGGGTCGGATGCTCGTCAATATGGCGGAATTGAAAGATGATACATATAAAGGAATATACGAAAGCAGCTTTTCTCAATACCTGAACACCACCTTTATTCAGGCGTCTACCATTGCCAGGGAAACGGGCAATATCCGGAATGAGAATTTTGTTATGCTCGGTGCGCTGCTCCAGTCGCTCGGCTTCGAATTCGACGTTTGGCGCCCGACGATGGAAAAGTATATCAAGAAGCAGTTCCAGGAGGGAAGTATTCTCTCGTTGCTCGGGGGCATGAGAGAGCAGCTGGCCGCGGAAGAAAAGGAGACTGTCTATGGTCTCTAA
- a CDS encoding GH32 C-terminal domain-containing protein has product MSCPADDHGLIMHWPFDEGAGASALEKVSQVRDEIQYVFNQAEFTEPTDPQWRQGVMGSGLLFDGYSTSIAHTVKEGTTTNGREPLSALSIGVWVAPRTYDWGYEGKLAAIVNRHNMDCRQGYLLGMFRHGSWSFQVGLEEGNWMEIWSPDGHELPKNEWSYLNAVFDGNQGEIKLYLNGSEIASSSVPRGSRLAEAAGTDLLIGKNNHSSQWGGVFNLQMFSGIIDDLKIYNRALSAEEVAASYRHVLDASQGGAKPQLQYDEIKLDRTPLMLDRHRPQYHVSPPAHWMNEPHAPIYFDGQYHLFYQHNPLGPFFYQIHWGHWVSKDLVHWRDLPVALAPEKDQLAPDGIWSGSAAYDADGLPVLFFTAGNDSASPNQSVALARSTYTRDGDPDLVQWIKHPEPLIVQEKGMGAFGDFRDPFVWKDDDGWYALVGSGIDGEGGAALAFASKDMMNWTYKGPFYQADIQKFPYLGPIWELPVLLPLGTDKQGENKHLLLVSPVGKGADVEVFYWIGQLDKERLSFIPDREEPELIDVGDFHFTGPSGMVDPKTGRNIVFTIAQGDRTSELEYKSGWAHNAGLPLGVYLRDDGRLGIEPIQELQSLRGAKRISFSDKSLTEANELLRDVQGDMLEIQLELEPASATQLGIKVRRTPDGEEESLLYYDFNEAKLLVDRTKTTLHPGEKCRGVQGGKLELPGENLKLHIYLDRSMVEAYANGLKSLTTRVYPSREDALGLEIWGDGELVVKSMEVWDMQSIW; this is encoded by the coding sequence ATGAGCTGCCCAGCGGATGACCATGGATTAATCATGCATTGGCCTTTTGATGAAGGAGCCGGAGCAAGCGCTCTGGAGAAAGTATCTCAAGTCCGGGATGAGATTCAGTACGTATTTAATCAAGCCGAATTTACCGAACCGACTGATCCGCAGTGGAGACAGGGAGTAATGGGAAGCGGGCTCCTGTTCGACGGTTACTCGACTTCTATTGCTCATACGGTCAAGGAGGGAACCACAACCAACGGGCGTGAACCTCTATCCGCCCTAAGTATCGGAGTATGGGTTGCTCCACGCACCTATGATTGGGGCTATGAAGGGAAGTTGGCGGCTATTGTCAACCGCCATAATATGGACTGCAGGCAGGGTTATCTGCTTGGCATGTTCCGACACGGCAGTTGGTCCTTTCAGGTGGGGCTTGAGGAAGGGAACTGGATGGAAATTTGGTCCCCGGACGGTCATGAGCTGCCCAAGAATGAATGGTCTTATTTAAACGCTGTATTCGATGGGAATCAGGGGGAAATCAAGCTGTATTTGAACGGGAGTGAAATTGCTTCGTCTTCTGTGCCTCGCGGTTCCCGCCTCGCCGAGGCAGCGGGCACGGATTTGCTCATTGGCAAAAATAATCACAGCAGCCAGTGGGGAGGAGTATTCAACCTCCAGATGTTTAGCGGTATCATTGATGATCTGAAAATATATAACCGGGCCTTAAGTGCAGAGGAAGTGGCTGCCTCTTACCGGCATGTGCTGGACGCCTCGCAAGGAGGTGCCAAGCCTCAACTTCAATATGACGAGATCAAGCTGGATCGGACACCTCTTATGCTAGATCGGCACAGACCGCAGTATCATGTCAGCCCACCCGCCCATTGGATGAACGAACCGCATGCGCCGATCTATTTTGATGGGCAATATCATTTGTTCTATCAACATAACCCGTTAGGGCCGTTCTTTTATCAGATTCATTGGGGACATTGGGTAAGCAAGGATCTGGTGCATTGGCGTGATCTACCCGTAGCTCTGGCGCCGGAAAAGGATCAGCTTGCACCGGACGGAATCTGGTCGGGAAGCGCAGCTTATGATGCGGACGGTCTGCCTGTCCTGTTCTTTACGGCGGGGAATGACAGTGCTTCTCCAAATCAGAGCGTGGCGCTTGCCCGGAGTACTTATACCCGGGATGGTGACCCGGATCTGGTTCAATGGATCAAACATCCGGAGCCTTTGATTGTACAGGAGAAGGGAATGGGCGCATTCGGGGATTTTCGCGATCCGTTCGTTTGGAAAGATGATGACGGCTGGTATGCCCTGGTCGGATCGGGGATCGATGGCGAAGGTGGTGCCGCCTTGGCATTTGCGTCAAAAGATATGATGAATTGGACGTACAAAGGGCCATTTTATCAAGCGGACATTCAGAAGTTCCCCTATCTTGGACCCATCTGGGAGCTCCCTGTCCTCCTTCCCCTTGGCACCGACAAGCAGGGTGAGAACAAGCATCTTTTACTGGTAAGCCCTGTCGGAAAAGGCGCCGATGTCGAGGTATTCTATTGGATCGGACAGTTAGACAAAGAACGTCTCTCGTTCATTCCGGATCGGGAGGAGCCTGAACTGATTGATGTTGGCGATTTCCATTTTACCGGCCCGAGCGGAATGGTCGATCCGAAGACCGGCAGAAACATCGTCTTTACGATCGCCCAAGGCGACCGAACGTCCGAACTGGAGTATAAATCGGGCTGGGCTCATAACGCCGGCTTGCCATTGGGCGTGTATTTGCGGGATGATGGAAGGCTGGGAATCGAGCCGATTCAGGAACTTCAATCCCTGCGTGGTGCTAAGCGGATATCGTTCAGTGACAAGTCATTGACCGAGGCTAATGAATTGTTAAGGGACGTTCAGGGTGACATGCTTGAGATTCAATTGGAACTGGAACCGGCTAGTGCCACACAACTCGGAATTAAGGTTCGGCGTACACCGGATGGAGAAGAGGAAAGTCTGCTGTATTATGATTTCAATGAAGCAAAACTCTTGGTAGATCGGACGAAAACGACGCTTCATCCAGGAGAAAAGTGCAGAGGAGTTCAAGGCGGTAAGCTGGAGCTGCCAGGTGAGAATTTGAAGCTTCACATCTATTTGGACCGCTCTATGGTCGAAGCCTATGCCAATGGATTGAAAAGTCTGACGACCCGGGTATATCCGAGCCGTGAGGACGCCTTGGGGCTAGAGATCTGGGGAGACGGCGAACTCGTTGTTAAATCTATGGAAGTATGGGATATGCAGTCTATTTGGTAG
- the iorA gene encoding indolepyruvate ferredoxin oxidoreductase subunit alpha: MGNEAIARGAYEANCKIISSYPGTPSTEIVESISMYEGIYAEWAPNEKVALEVAAGASIAGVRSLTTMKHVGLNVAADPFFNMTYEGVNAGMVIITADDPGIHSSQNEQDNRIYASHAKMPLLEPTNSQECKDMMVEAYEISERFNTPVMFRTTTRVSHSKSIVSFDEDAEAEGEYKEYRKNKLNRLLLPTISRKRHLEIEDNLLDIQTYSNQSSLNAIEYHSPDIGIVANGISYQYAKEVFGDTVSYLKLGMSYPFPDKKAKEFASRVKRIIVVEEGEPFIENALKTLGVDCIGKDIIPLCGELNPEIIRKAITREEISTYEPVSVPARPPRLCAGCAYLGLYSAVKSQRDVISAGDIGCYTLGGTEPIKALDTVLCMGASISMATGMQRTQDFKPMGKKVFAFIGDSTFFHSGMTGLLNAVYNKTPIVVCILDNRSTSMTGNQENPGTGKTLQGDMSNFIRIEDIVLALGIKPDNLIIVDPTNVSETRQSIELAKASTEPFVIISRHPCELIKPQTEIDSKAKYYITEDCVSCMKCTRLGCSAIKIVDKKVVIDRQECRGCSICPQVCPYNCIKEA; encoded by the coding sequence ATGGGGAACGAAGCAATTGCCAGAGGTGCTTATGAAGCAAATTGCAAGATTATTTCGTCCTATCCAGGAACGCCAAGCACGGAAATTGTCGAAAGTATTAGCATGTACGAGGGAATTTATGCTGAATGGGCACCCAATGAAAAGGTTGCTCTAGAGGTTGCCGCAGGCGCCAGCATCGCAGGGGTCCGCAGCTTGACAACGATGAAGCATGTCGGGCTGAATGTGGCGGCCGATCCGTTTTTCAATATGACCTATGAAGGCGTAAATGCAGGAATGGTCATCATTACTGCGGATGATCCGGGCATACATTCTTCACAGAATGAGCAGGATAACCGCATTTATGCTAGCCACGCCAAAATGCCGCTTCTGGAGCCGACCAATTCTCAGGAATGCAAAGATATGATGGTGGAGGCCTACGAAATCAGCGAACGCTTTAATACGCCTGTCATGTTCAGGACAACAACGCGAGTGTCCCATTCTAAAAGCATCGTATCTTTTGACGAAGACGCGGAAGCGGAAGGAGAATATAAGGAGTATAGGAAAAACAAGCTAAATCGGCTGCTCCTCCCGACAATTTCCCGCAAGAGGCATTTGGAAATCGAGGACAATCTGCTCGACATTCAAACGTATTCGAACCAATCGTCACTGAATGCAATTGAATACCACTCACCCGATATCGGCATTGTGGCCAATGGAATTTCCTATCAATACGCTAAAGAAGTCTTTGGGGATACGGTATCCTATTTAAAGCTCGGAATGAGCTATCCGTTCCCGGATAAAAAAGCAAAGGAATTCGCCTCACGCGTAAAGCGGATTATTGTCGTTGAGGAGGGCGAGCCTTTTATCGAAAATGCGCTGAAGACGCTTGGAGTTGATTGCATCGGCAAAGATATCATCCCTCTGTGTGGCGAGCTGAATCCGGAAATTATCCGCAAGGCGATCACACGGGAGGAAATTTCAACTTACGAGCCGGTTTCCGTTCCGGCCAGGCCGCCCCGTCTATGTGCTGGTTGCGCCTACCTTGGATTATACAGCGCGGTCAAGAGTCAGCGGGATGTGATCTCAGCAGGTGACATCGGCTGTTACACGCTTGGAGGAACTGAGCCGATCAAAGCGCTTGACACCGTGCTTTGTATGGGCGCTTCTATCTCCATGGCGACGGGCATGCAACGAACACAAGACTTCAAGCCGATGGGTAAAAAGGTGTTTGCGTTTATCGGGGACTCCACCTTTTTCCACTCGGGAATGACGGGACTTCTCAATGCCGTCTACAATAAAACACCGATTGTCGTCTGTATTTTGGACAACCGTTCCACATCGATGACAGGCAATCAAGAGAATCCTGGAACGGGGAAAACGCTCCAGGGTGATATGTCCAATTTTATACGCATCGAAGATATTGTCCTGGCCCTTGGCATCAAGCCGGATAACCTCATAATTGTTGATCCCACCAACGTCTCAGAAACGCGGCAGAGTATTGAATTAGCCAAAGCGAGTACTGAGCCATTCGTCATTATTTCCAGACACCCTTGTGAACTGATCAAACCCCAAACCGAAATCGATTCGAAAGCCAAATACTACATCACTGAAGACTGTGTGAGTTGCATGAAATGCACAAGACTCGGCTGTTCAGCAATAAAAATTGTGGATAAGAAGGTTGTAATCGACCGGCAGGAATGCAGAGGCTGCAGCATATGTCCTCAAGTTTGTCCCTATAACTGTATTAAGGAGGCTTAA